A DNA window from uncultured Methanoregula sp. contains the following coding sequences:
- the glp gene encoding gephyrin-like molybdotransferase Glp: MSVFFSVVQVSEAIATIRSLATRPAPEQVPLDEALHRVLADDIRSDVDIPGFTRSVVDGYAVRAADTTGAGDSVPAIFSLAGRIAMGAAAGHPISAGECMYVPTGGIIPDGADGAVMVEYTEAIGDEILVKRAVAPGENILLFNEDFSQGGIVLSEGRRLSAQDIGVLAAAGCTTVPVFRKPRIAVISTGNELVPVGKKPAPGQVRDVNSYVVASFVRDQGCIPVPYGIVRDDRETLRSAIIKAADEYDTVLISGGSSKDDRDMVASVIAEKGEVLVHGIAIAPGKPTIIGRAGTTPVIGLPGHPASAFIVLVAIVRFLLIDMAGVTGPVPVPVIDAVLSENIPSTRGREDYIRVAVKDGVATPLFGKSGLLNTLVKSTGIVRVPAGSEGLETGTRVQVILW; this comes from the coding sequence ATGAGTGTGTTCTTCAGTGTCGTGCAGGTCAGTGAGGCAATAGCAACAATCCGCAGCCTCGCAACCAGGCCTGCACCGGAACAGGTTCCTTTAGACGAGGCGCTTCACCGCGTGCTTGCTGACGATATCAGGTCCGATGTGGATATTCCCGGGTTCACGCGATCGGTCGTGGACGGCTACGCGGTCCGGGCGGCGGATACCACTGGGGCGGGGGATTCTGTTCCGGCAATCTTCTCGCTTGCGGGAAGGATTGCGATGGGGGCCGCTGCAGGTCATCCCATCTCGGCCGGAGAGTGCATGTATGTCCCGACCGGGGGTATCATCCCAGATGGTGCCGACGGGGCGGTCATGGTTGAATACACCGAGGCCATAGGAGACGAAATCCTGGTGAAACGGGCGGTCGCGCCGGGTGAGAATATCCTTCTCTTCAACGAGGATTTTTCCCAGGGGGGGATCGTTCTCTCAGAGGGCCGCCGGCTCTCGGCCCAGGACATAGGGGTTCTGGCTGCTGCGGGGTGCACAACCGTCCCGGTCTTTAGGAAACCCCGCATCGCCGTCATCTCAACCGGCAACGAGCTGGTGCCGGTTGGAAAAAAACCCGCACCGGGGCAGGTGCGGGATGTCAACTCCTATGTCGTCGCCTCGTTTGTCCGGGACCAGGGCTGCATCCCGGTCCCGTACGGGATCGTTAGAGATGATCGCGAGACCCTCCGTTCGGCAATAATAAAAGCCGCCGATGAGTACGACACGGTCCTCATCTCAGGAGGCAGTTCCAAGGACGACCGCGACATGGTGGCGTCCGTGATTGCCGAGAAGGGCGAAGTTCTTGTCCACGGCATCGCCATCGCGCCCGGCAAGCCTACCATTATCGGCAGGGCAGGTACAACGCCCGTAATCGGGCTGCCCGGCCACCCGGCTTCCGCGTTCATCGTGCTCGTGGCCATTGTCCGGTTCCTGCTGATCGACATGGCGGGAGTGACCGGTCCCGTACCAGTGCCGGTCATCGATGCCGTACTCAGCGAGAACATCCCCTCCACAAGGGGCCGCGAGGACTATATCCGGGTTGCTGTGAAGGATGGTGTGGCAACCCCGCTTTTTGGCAAATCCGGCCTCCTGAACACACTGGTGAAGAGCACCGGGATTGTCCGGGTTCCTGCCGGAAGCGAGGGACTCGAGACCGGAACCCGGGTTCAGGTCATCCTGTGGTGA
- a CDS encoding D-aminoacyl-tRNA deacylase, translating to MRIALVSSREDRAGTNIRHHIEELLASPSGEWQLPGRDYSFCEVDGRLIHAENVDSGLDADLVIFLSRHASVNPVPVLTVHVTGNFGAAELGGSPRTLAPAAPAMMQATLRALARFCPEGYRVSYEVTHHGPTTLTRPSFFVEIGSTEKEWADPVAGRAVAMAVLSADPQHPVPLIGFGGTHYAARETEIALSTRGAFGHVAHTREIAAIEPVLVQEMFVQGGAVAAYIDRKALSRGELDHLTGILDKLHIPRLSESEIASLGSLSWKTYRAVREFADRISPGARCYVHGLPDRGTLVHAQLNPILLAETVKADEPGLIRDLGRLPVVHLSAQNNSLLPDFITCEEHLPGIINDLNTLCVKIIRNKEITATENDHLIISKVRFDPQKAREMGIVPGPFYKQLASGQAVEIDGRVVTPDMVSSCSETRIHIPGLEKFS from the coding sequence ATGAGGATAGCACTGGTCAGTTCCCGCGAGGACCGGGCGGGAACCAATATCCGGCACCATATCGAGGAACTGCTGGCATCTCCTTCGGGAGAATGGCAGCTGCCCGGCCGGGATTACTCATTTTGTGAGGTGGACGGGAGGCTGATCCACGCGGAGAACGTGGACTCCGGCCTCGATGCCGATCTTGTCATCTTCCTCTCCCGACATGCGAGCGTCAACCCGGTTCCGGTCCTCACCGTTCACGTGACCGGCAATTTCGGGGCAGCGGAGCTGGGGGGTTCACCCCGCACCCTCGCTCCGGCGGCACCGGCCATGATGCAGGCAACCCTCCGGGCCCTGGCCCGCTTCTGCCCGGAAGGCTACCGGGTCTCCTATGAAGTGACCCACCACGGGCCAACCACCCTCACCCGCCCCTCTTTCTTTGTTGAGATTGGCAGCACTGAGAAGGAATGGGCGGATCCGGTTGCCGGGCGGGCTGTTGCCATGGCCGTTCTCTCCGCTGACCCTCAGCATCCGGTCCCGCTCATCGGCTTTGGCGGCACGCACTATGCGGCCCGCGAGACCGAAATTGCCCTCTCCACGCGGGGGGCATTCGGGCACGTAGCCCACACCCGGGAGATCGCTGCAATCGAACCTGTCTTAGTGCAGGAAATGTTCGTGCAGGGCGGGGCAGTAGCGGCATACATAGACCGGAAAGCCCTTTCTCGTGGCGAACTGGACCATCTGACCGGGATCCTCGACAAGCTCCATATCCCGCGGCTTTCCGAGAGCGAAATAGCATCGCTTGGCAGCCTCTCCTGGAAAACGTACCGGGCGGTCCGGGAGTTCGCGGACCGGATTTCGCCCGGTGCCCGGTGCTATGTTCATGGTCTTCCGGACCGGGGTACGCTGGTTCATGCCCAGCTAAATCCGATTTTACTGGCCGAAACGGTCAAAGCGGACGAGCCGGGGCTGATTCGGGATCTCGGCAGATTGCCCGTGGTTCACCTATCCGCGCAGAATAACAGCCTGCTTCCCGATTTTATCACCTGTGAAGAGCATTTGCCCGGAATAATAAATGATTTAAATACATTGTGCGTAAAAATCATACGTAATAAAGAGATCACTGCAACGGAGAATGATCACTTGATCATATCTAAGGTACGGTTCGATCCCCAAAAAGCGCGCGAAATGGGAATTGTGCCCGGACCTTTTTACAAGCAGCTGGCCTCCGGCCAGGCTGTTGAGATCGATGGCAGGGTAGTCACCCCTGACATGGTGTCTTCCTGCAGTGAGACAAGAATCCACATCCCGGGGTTGGAGAAGTTTTCATGA
- the ftsZ gene encoding cell division protein FtsZ: MRSIVEEALTKARDETVSTSQNNEDLDQILAELKTEIAVIGCGGGGSNTISRMMEEGIHGAKLIAINTDAQHLIRTRADQRILVGRQRTRGLGAGSIPQIGEEAALENEQEIRAVVSGCDMVFITVGLGGGTGTGVAPVVAKAAREEGALTIAIVTLPFAAEGAIRMENAEAGLERLRDVADTVIVVPNDRLLEVVPKLPLYAAFKVADEVLMRAVKGITELITMPGLVNLDFADVRTVMERGGVAMIGMGESDSEDKAADSVKKAIRSPLLDVDISGATAALVNVVGGPDMTMEEAEGVVQEVYARVDPNARIIWGAQIDPAMESKMRCLLVVTGVRSPQIYGRNEKLTPKVQKQYEIDFLK; this comes from the coding sequence ATGAGGTCAATTGTTGAAGAGGCACTCACCAAGGCGAGGGACGAAACCGTGTCCACCTCGCAGAATAACGAAGACCTTGACCAGATCCTTGCCGAGCTCAAGACTGAGATCGCAGTGATCGGTTGCGGGGGCGGCGGCTCGAACACCATCTCCCGCATGATGGAGGAAGGCATCCATGGTGCAAAACTCATCGCCATCAACACCGATGCCCAGCACCTGATCCGCACACGGGCGGATCAGCGCATCCTTGTTGGCCGGCAGCGGACCCGGGGTCTCGGGGCCGGTTCCATCCCCCAGATCGGTGAGGAAGCGGCTCTTGAGAACGAGCAGGAGATCCGGGCGGTTGTCTCCGGCTGCGACATGGTCTTCATCACGGTCGGCCTTGGCGGCGGAACCGGAACCGGTGTTGCCCCGGTCGTGGCAAAGGCAGCCCGCGAAGAGGGGGCTCTCACGATCGCGATTGTTACCCTGCCGTTCGCTGCGGAAGGTGCCATCCGCATGGAGAACGCAGAGGCAGGGCTCGAACGCCTCCGGGATGTGGCGGACACGGTCATCGTAGTGCCCAATGACCGTCTTCTTGAAGTTGTCCCGAAACTCCCGCTCTACGCCGCGTTCAAGGTGGCCGATGAAGTCCTGATGCGGGCGGTCAAGGGGATCACCGAGCTCATCACGATGCCGGGGCTTGTGAACCTCGACTTTGCCGATGTGCGCACGGTCATGGAACGCGGCGGTGTCGCGATGATAGGTATGGGAGAAAGCGACAGCGAGGACAAGGCGGCAGACTCGGTCAAGAAGGCTATCCGCTCCCCGCTTCTCGACGTGGACATCAGCGGTGCAACCGCCGCGCTCGTCAATGTGGTCGGAGGCCCGGACATGACCATGGAAGAGGCAGAAGGCGTTGTCCAGGAAGTCTACGCCCGCGTGGACCCGAATGCGCGTATCATCTGGGGTGCCCAGATCGACCCGGCGATGGAGAGTAAGATGCGCTGCCTGCTGGTTGTCACGGGCGTACGGTCGCCACAAATATATGGTCGTAATGAGAAGCTTACCCCCAAAGTACAGAAACAGTACGAGATTGATTTTCTCAAGTGA
- a CDS encoding protein translocase SEC61 complex subunit gamma, which yields MEISKPDFKTDVIHEELFRKYLRVLKLARTPTREEFTKIATVAAAGVLLVGLIGFVIYMFFDHKQLFGF from the coding sequence ATGGAAATTTCAAAGCCTGATTTCAAAACGGACGTCATCCATGAGGAGTTATTTCGTAAATACCTCCGTGTCTTAAAACTCGCGCGCACACCCACCCGGGAAGAGTTCACCAAAATCGCAACGGTAGCAGCAGCCGGTGTCCTCCTTGTAGGCCTGATAGGATTTGTCATCTACATGTTCTTCGACCACAAGCAGCTCTTCGGATTCTGA